The DNA region GCGGTTTTTCGTTGGCATTCCCGGTCAAGGATCAGTTGAAGAAATTCCCTTGCCCGACGGGTCCGTGGTCAGTCTCGCCGGCGTATCCGCAGGGGATGCTGAGCCTTGCTTGATTTTGGGAATTGCGGCTAATCCGACAGCTACCCCGAATCTCTATAGGTTGACCTTGGACGAGGGCGCTGCGCCCGTGCGGATATTCACTAACCACCAACGTGTTTGTAGCTGGGGTCTGGATATCCGCGGGGTTCCAGTCGCCGGTGTGCGCTGGATCGATGGAGGGGCTAAAGAACTGGTCGATTTACGGGATGGAGGGGACCGTGTGCTGCTCCGGGTACCGGGTGGCGACGATCTGCGGTTGCTTGCTGCGTCTGACGAGGGACGCCAGGCGTGGATCATTACAAACCAGGGTTCGGAGCTTACCCAGTTAAAGCGGATCGACCTCGTGACAGGAGCAATCCAGGCAGTCGCGGCCGATCCGTTGGGTCGAGTGGATGTGGAGAACGTAATCTTCGATCCACAATCCAACCGTCCCGTCGCCGTGAGTTATTTCGATGAAGTGGTGCGCTGGCAGCCGTTGGAACGGGAGTTTGACAATGTGCTGCAACGGACCATGAAAACACCAGATGATGGAGAGCTGGTTGTTGCCGGATTTTCTGCGGATCGGAGCCGCTGGCTGCTCGGCCGTCAGCGTGGCGGCCAGCCTGCTTCCGTCTGGCTTTATAACTCCGCAAGTCGCCGCTTGGGCCATTTGTGGAACGAACGCCCTGGCATTGATCCAGCTTGGTTATGTCAGACTAAACCGATCAGTATCACCGTGCGCGATGGCACGCGGATTCCAGCGTTTCTAACCACGCCGCGCACGGGCAAGGAGCCTTGGCCAATGGTGGTATTTCCTCATGGAGGGCCTCACATGCGCACAGTGACCGGGTTCGATGGGCGCGTCCAGTTTCTTGCCAGCCGCGGCTACGCCGTGCTGCAACCGAACTTCCGTGGTTCGCGGGGCTATGGCAAGAGCTTCATGAATGCCAGTGATCGCCAGTGGGGGACCGGGATAATGCAAAACGACCTAACCGATAGCGTTAAGGCCATGGTGCAGCGAGGCATTGCGGCGAAACACCGCGTCGCTATTTTTGGCGGCTCCTATGGTGGCTATGCCGCAATGGCAGGGCTCGCCTTCACCCCCGATGTCTATGCCGCAGGCATAAGCCTGTTTGGCATCTCGGATTTGAACGACTATCTTTCCCACCTGCCGCCCGATTGCGAGCCGTTTGTAGGCGATCTTGTCCGACAGCTCGGCGATCCCTCTACACCTGACGGTCACGCCGATCTGGAATCACGGTCACCACTTCATCACGTTGCGGCGGTGTCCAGTCCCTTGCTCATATACCACGGGTTAATGGACCCACTCATCGCACCGGATCACGGGCGTAAGATGGCCGCTGCCCTGCAATCGACAAGAAAGTCATTTTCTTATCTGGTAGCTCCGGACGAACCCCACGGATTTACCCGTGCCGAATCAGAGATGGCCGTCTATCGTGCGGTCGAACAGTTCCTTCACGAACATCTTGGTGGAGAACTTGGAGCAGAGCCCACCACGGAAGTTCGTGCGCGGTTGGAGGAATTTAGCGCTGCGGGGGGCGCGGACCTCCAGCAATATCAGAAAGCCACGCGGTAGCGTGTCGCGCAGACCGCGCCGACTTCTGGGATTTGA from Luteolibacter sp. Y139 includes:
- a CDS encoding alpha/beta hydrolase family protein — its product is MLLWLLGSGWLLADELSAQLPPLEPFFVEPGRFHECLSPSGRWISFLGPNSGGVNQLWMVSTENPGKPVCISDPVTGAVTTCFWVRGERLVWQVRGAKGNPRFFVGIPGQGSVEEIPLPDGSVVSLAGVSAGDAEPCLILGIAANPTATPNLYRLTLDEGAAPVRIFTNHQRVCSWGLDIRGVPVAGVRWIDGGAKELVDLRDGGDRVLLRVPGGDDLRLLAASDEGRQAWIITNQGSELTQLKRIDLVTGAIQAVAADPLGRVDVENVIFDPQSNRPVAVSYFDEVVRWQPLEREFDNVLQRTMKTPDDGELVVAGFSADRSRWLLGRQRGGQPASVWLYNSASRRLGHLWNERPGIDPAWLCQTKPISITVRDGTRIPAFLTTPRTGKEPWPMVVFPHGGPHMRTVTGFDGRVQFLASRGYAVLQPNFRGSRGYGKSFMNASDRQWGTGIMQNDLTDSVKAMVQRGIAAKHRVAIFGGSYGGYAAMAGLAFTPDVYAAGISLFGISDLNDYLSHLPPDCEPFVGDLVRQLGDPSTPDGHADLESRSPLHHVAAVSSPLLIYHGLMDPLIAPDHGRKMAAALQSTRKSFSYLVAPDEPHGFTRAESEMAVYRAVEQFLHEHLGGELGAEPTTEVRARLEEFSAAGGADLQQYQKATR